A window of the Branchiostoma floridae strain S238N-H82 chromosome 12, Bfl_VNyyK, whole genome shotgun sequence genome harbors these coding sequences:
- the LOC118427379 gene encoding uncharacterized protein LOC118427379 isoform X1 produces MPHFICTSYRKRQLDIYTRRSDRRTTGKMKVSTMSALLLALVCCALLVEDATAADLSELKTKADLRDYMKNADDKDAAVQEIYDLLVSQGKEKFAEKFMKKAQAYISRLGAEEEEYEEEDYY; encoded by the exons ATGCCGCATTTCATTTGTACATCGTACAGAAAACGGCAGCTAGACATTTATACACGTCGGTCTGATCGTCGCACGACAGGAAAAATGAAGGTGTCAACGATGTCTGCTCTTCTTTTGGCCTTGGTCTGCTGTGCCTTGCTTGTCGAAGACGCCACAG CTGCCGACCTGTCCGAACTGAAGACCAAGGCGGACTTACGAGACTACATGAAGAACGCGGACGACA AGGACGCGGCTGTCCAGGAAATCTACGACTTGCTTGTCAGCCAGGGGAAAGAGAAGTTTGCCGAGAAATTTATGAAGAAGGCACAAGCTTACA TCAGTCGGCTGGGCGCGGAGGAAGAAGAATATGAAGAAGAAGATTATTATTAA
- the LOC118427379 gene encoding uncharacterized protein LOC118427379 isoform X5, producing the protein MPHFICTSYRKRQLDIYTRRSDRRTTGKMKVSTMSALLLALVCCALLVEDATAADLSNLKTKQDVLNYMQKAEDIKRERRRKNDD; encoded by the exons ATGCCGCATTTCATTTGTACATCGTACAGAAAACGGCAGCTAGACATTTATACACGTCGGTCTGATCGTCGCACGACAGGAAAAATGAAGGTGTCAACGATGTCTGCTCTTCTTTTGGCCTTGGTCTGCTGTGCCTTGCTTGTCGAAGACGCCACAG CTGCCGACCTGTCCAATCTGAAGACCAAACAGGACGTGCTGAACTACATGCAGAAAGCTGAGGACA TCAAGCGGGAGCGCAGGAGGAAGAATGATGATTAA
- the LOC118427379 gene encoding uncharacterized protein LOC118427379 isoform X3 gives MPHFICTSYRKRQLDIYTRRSDRRTTGKMKVSTMSALLLALVCCALLVEDATAADLSELKTKADLRDYMKNADDKTTAAKEIYDELVNQGKAKLANKFKKRAKSYIKRERRRKNDD, from the exons ATGCCGCATTTCATTTGTACATCGTACAGAAAACGGCAGCTAGACATTTATACACGTCGGTCTGATCGTCGCACGACAGGAAAAATGAAGGTGTCAACGATGTCTGCTCTTCTTTTGGCCTTGGTCTGCTGTGCCTTGCTTGTCGAAGACGCCACAG CTGCCGACCTGTCCGAACTGAAGACCAAGGCGGACTTACGAGACTACATGAAGAACGCGGACGACA AGACAACAGCTGCCAAGGAAATCTACGACGAGCTTGTCAACCAGGGCAAAGCGAAGCTAGCCAATAAATTTAAGAAGAGGGCAAAATCTTACA TCAAGCGGGAGCGCAGGAGGAAGAATGATGATTAA
- the LOC118427379 gene encoding uncharacterized protein LOC118427379 isoform X2, with protein sequence MPHFICTSYRKRQLDIYTRRSDRRTTGKMKVSTMSALLLALVCCALLVEDATAADLSNLKTKQDVLNYMQKAEDKTTAAKEIYDELVNQGKAKLANKFKKRAKSYIKRERRRKNDD encoded by the exons ATGCCGCATTTCATTTGTACATCGTACAGAAAACGGCAGCTAGACATTTATACACGTCGGTCTGATCGTCGCACGACAGGAAAAATGAAGGTGTCAACGATGTCTGCTCTTCTTTTGGCCTTGGTCTGCTGTGCCTTGCTTGTCGAAGACGCCACAG CTGCCGACCTGTCCAATCTGAAGACCAAACAGGACGTGCTGAACTACATGCAGAAAGCTGAGGACA AGACAACAGCTGCCAAGGAAATCTACGACGAGCTTGTCAACCAGGGCAAAGCGAAGCTAGCCAATAAATTTAAGAAGAGGGCAAAATCTTACA TCAAGCGGGAGCGCAGGAGGAAGAATGATGATTAA
- the LOC118427379 gene encoding uncharacterized protein LOC118427379 isoform X4 → MKVSTMSALLLALFCCALLVEVATAADLSNLKTKQDVLNYMQKAEDKTTAAKEIYDELVNQGKAKLANKFKKRAKSYIKRERRRKNDD, encoded by the exons ATGAAGGTGTCAACGATGTCTGCTCTTCTTCTTGCCTTGTTCTGCTGTGCCTTGCTTGTCGAAGTCGCCACAG CTGCCGACCTGTCCAATCTGAAGACCAAACAGGACGTGCTGAACTACATGCAGAAAGCTGAGGACA AGACAACAGCTGCCAAGGAAATCTACGACGAGCTTGTCAACCAGGGCAAAGCGAAGCTAGCCAATAAATTTAAGAAGAGGGCAAAATCTTACA TCAAGCGGGAGCGCAGGAGGAAGAATGATGATTAA